The genomic interval ATGCCTTCCTACTCGCTTTCGCACCTCGCCGATCGGGTGCTGCTGCGCGATCTCGCCTCGCTCGTCGCCACCGATCGCGTCACGACTGCCGCACTCCTCGCGCATCTCGCCGAAGTCGAGGCCCGCGAGCTCTACCGGCCTGCCGCGTACTCCTCGATGCTCGCCTACTGCGTGGGTGAGCTGCACCTGTCCGAGTTCGCGGCGCTGAGACGCATCCGCGCGGCTCGCATCGCCCGCAAGTTCCCGGTCCTGTTCCCGGCCATCGCCGATGGACGGATCCATCTCACCACCGTGCTCGTCCTTGCGACCCACCTGACTCCTGAGTCGGTGGATGAGCTCGTTGCGGCGACCACCCACAAGACCCGGGAAGAAGTCGAGCAGTTGCTGGCGGAACGCTTCCCGCAATCTGATCTGCCGACGAGCCTGCAGGCCATGGGGTTGCCGGCTCCGCCCGCTGCGATCGTCGCAACTGAACACACTGCCGAGGTGGCGCTGGAGCTACTTCAAAATGAAACACTTCTGGCGGCGCCAGTGGCTGCAGCCCCGGTTGGACGAGCGAGGGTCGCTCCGCTCTCGGCCGACCGCTACGCGCTGCAGGTCACACTCGCGAAGGAAACTTACGACCAGCTGCGCTACGCCCAGGCGCTGCTGAACCATGCGGTTCCCTCGGGCGACCTGGCACAGGTGCTCGACCGGGCGCTCAAGGCGCTGGTGCGTCAGCTCGAACAGCGCAAGTTCGCGGCCGCCACGCGCTCACGACCTCGACGCGGCAGGCCGCAGGGCCGCTACGTGCCGGCGCCGGTGCGAAGGACCGTGTGGCTGCGCGATGGCGGCCACTGCACGTTCGTGAGCGAGAACGGGCGGCGCTGCGAGGAGCGAGCGCGCCTGGAATTCGATCACATCCAGCCGGTGGCGCGAGGAGGGACTACCACCGCGGCGAACCTGCGGCTGCGATGCCGGGCGCACAATCAGTACGAGGCCGAGCAGCTGTACGGAGTGGCATTCATGCGCGACAAGCGGGAGAAGTCGCAGCGTGGCGCTGTGAGAGCAAAGCCCGCAGCGAGTGCGACTGCAGGGCCGCGTGCGACCGCGGAGCCGAACACAGCCGCGCCCACTCCCTGCAACGACGTGATCCCGTGGCTGCGGCGACTGGGGTTTCGCGCGGAAGAGGCGCGTCGCGGGGCCGCGTGCTGCGACGCCATCCCCGAGGCGTCGCTCGAGGAGCGCGTCCGGCGGGCGTTGACCCATCTCGCACCGAGCTGTCGGCGCCAGAGCGCGCACTTCGCTCAGGCGCCGGCATCGTGATCCCGGCGGGATTCCAGATCGGTGCGGTGAATTCTCCTCTAACGGCGCGGTGCTTCCGTTCCCGGCATGCGCGTGTTCTCGGACTCGAACAGGAACCGTGGGCGATCCTTCTCGACCGGCCACAGCTGGCGCATGGTCTCGCCGTCGAACACTTCGCCGTTCTTCAAGACATAGCGGATCGAGTCGCTGTTCTCGATCTTGTCGAGCGGATTGCGGTCCATCACCACGATGTCGGCGAGCTTTCCGGTTTCGAGGCTTCCGAGATCGCGATCCATGCCCAGCTCCCACGCGCCGGTCAGCGTCGCGCAACGCAGCGCGTCGTGATTGCCGATGCCGCCCTGCGTCAGTCCCCACAGTTCCCAGTGCGGACCGAGGCCCTGGAGCTGCCCGTGCGCTCCGAGACTGACTTTTCCGCCGCGGTCCAGGATGCGCTTCGCGCCCTGCGCGACCTTGATGTGATGCCAGTCGCCGTCGATGGTCATCACCGGGCGCCGAATCGCGCGCGCATCGAGCGCCCCGCGCGGATAGAACCGCAGCAGCTTCGGGTTGTTCCATGCTTCGTAGTGCTGATAGAACCAGTGCTCGCCCGACAGTCCGCCGTAGGCGACCAGCAGCGTCGGGGTCTCCACCGTCTGGCTGTGGCCGAACAGCTGCGCGACATCGTCGCGCAACGGCGTGACCGGCAGCGCGTGTTCGTTCGAGGTGTGGCCGTCCACCACCATCGAGAGGTCCATCTCGAGGTTTCCGCCGCCCTCCGGCATCACCATCATGGACTCGGCGCGTGCGGCCGCGATGATCCACTGGCGCTGCTCGCGTCGTGGTTGCATGTAGCTCTTCACGCTGAAAGCGCCGAGCGACTTGAGTCGCTTCAGGTGGTGCTTCGCGTCGTCGAGGCTGTTGACGACCGCCTTCCCCGCCCCGTCCGCGCCGTACAGAATGTAGCCGGTCGACCAGGTGCGGGGCCCCTTCATGACGCCGGCTTCGACCATCTCCGACTCGGTGAACACCGAATAGGTGCTCGCGGACGGGTCGTGCGTGGTCGTCACGCCGTAAGCGAGATTGCACCAGTAGGGCCACTGCTGCTCGGGAATGATGTCGAGCGTGTTGAAGTGAAGATGCGCATGCGTGTCGATCATGCCGGGCATCAACGTCTTGCCCTTGCAGTCGAACACGCGGGCGCCGGCCGGCACCGCGACCTGCGCGGCCGGACCGATCGCGGTGATGCGGTTGTCGCGGATCACGATGGTCCCGTTCTCGACCACCTCGTCGCCGCGCATCGTGATGAGGCGGCCGTTGGTGAGCGCGATCGTGCCGGCGGGCTTTGCGCGCGGCAGCCACAGGCTGATCTCGAGCGTGTCGGTGGGCACGCGCCCTCCCGACTCGTCTTTCGCTTCGGCCTTCTTCGCCCCGGGTGCAGGCGGGATCACCTTGCGACCCGCTTCGATCGCGCGCGTGTCCCAGTAGGCGAGTACCGAATCGAGACGTGTCCGGTAGAGCCGCGGGCCGAAGGACCAGGTCAGTCGCCGCCCTCCCTCGGTCCAGTTGATCCAGTCGGCGCCCTCGTCATTGGTGAATTTCTTGACCGGCACCGGGCCGTCTTCGCCCGCGATCTCCACCACCTTGCGGCCCACTTCGGGCAGCGCCGTGAGATAGGCGTTGAACTGCTCGACGTAGGCAGCCCACTTGCCGTCCGGCGATGGGATCACTTCCTCCGCGAACTTGAATCGCAACAGCTCGGCTTTGTCGGTGCCGTCGGGGCGAATCGACCACAGGCTGGTCTTCTCCTCACCGGGCCCGGTCTGCTCGGTACTCACATAGTGAATCCGTTCGCCTTTCGCATCCCACGACACGCGCGGCATGCGGCGCGTCGATCCGCGCGAGGCGAGATCGGTGACACGCGAGACGACGCCTCCGCGCGCCGGCACCCACACCACCTCCGCGCGGCCCTCGTCGCCCAGGTCGTGTCCGCGCAGCGGCGCGTTGTCGCCGCGGATCAGCACGAGGCGCGAGCCGTCGGGAGAGAACGAGGGATTCGCGTACTGCGCCGGAATGCTGGTGAGGCGCTTCGAGCCGCCGCCGCCGGCCGGCATCGTCCAGACATGTCCGCCCTCGCGATCGTTCCACGACACGTAGGCGAGCGTGCGTCCGTCGCGCGAGAACGTCGGGGCGTAGGCGAGCCCGCCCTGGGTCACGAGCTTTTTCGGCGTTCCGTTCGGCAACGCCTGGCTCCACAGGCTCCCGATCGCAGCGAAGACCAGCGTGCGCCCGTCGGGACTCGGCGTCGGCCACGAGATCATGCGCACGCGAAACTGGTCGGACGCGATGTTCTGCGGAAACCGCAGGGCGTGGCTGATCACCTGTTCGACCTGGGCGGTGAACGGAATGCGCGTCGCCTTGCCGGTCGAGAGTTCGACGCGATTGAACTGACCGCCTCCGCTCACCACGATCGAGCGACCATCCGGCGTGAACGCGAAGTTGGGGTACACGCCATTGAACGCGAAACTCTCCATCAAGTCGTCGTCGAGGCCGTCCCACAGGATGCGCTCGGTGCCGCGTTCGAGATCGAACAGCCCGAGCACGGTCTTGAGGCGCTCGCGGCGGACGAACGCCATCGTCTTGCCGTCGGGCGAAAGCACCGGCCGGCACGATCCGCCGAAGCCGTCCGTGATCACCGTCGCGTCGCCGGTGACTCGA from Candidatus Eisenbacteria bacterium carries:
- a CDS encoding HNH endonuclease; its protein translation is MPSYSLSHLADRVLLRDLASLVATDRVTTAALLAHLAEVEARELYRPAAYSSMLAYCVGELHLSEFAALRRIRAARIARKFPVLFPAIADGRIHLTTVLVLATHLTPESVDELVAATTHKTREEVEQLLAERFPQSDLPTSLQAMGLPAPPAAIVATEHTAEVALELLQNETLLAAPVAAAPVGRARVAPLSADRYALQVTLAKETYDQLRYAQALLNHAVPSGDLAQVLDRALKALVRQLEQRKFAAATRSRPRRGRPQGRYVPAPVRRTVWLRDGGHCTFVSENGRRCEERARLEFDHIQPVARGGTTTAANLRLRCRAHNQYEAEQLYGVAFMRDKREKSQRGAVRAKPAASATAGPRATAEPNTAAPTPCNDVIPWLRRLGFRAEEARRGAACCDAIPEASLEERVRRALTHLAPSCRRQSAHFAQAPAS
- a CDS encoding amidohydrolase family protein, which gives rise to MSVRPLRFTLRLGLRLRRGLALGLALAVSIAPHLAHAHVGAHEAGTDTAKTVADTTKAASSDWFVNTTHGPADTVRFELNEGSWMSVDVSPDGRTLVFDLLGDLYTLPISGGTAARLTSGPAWDYGPRWSPDGRRLLFTSDRGGCDNVWAMNRDGSDARPVTSEKRVVNQAAWSPDGEWVACKKRITDYSSLGTAELWLVNLRGGSGVQLTAKGDLPEAGEPVFSPDGRYLYYSARPSRYAYDRNVYAGIYQIRRFDRVTGDATVITDGFGGSCRPVLSPDGKTMAFVRRERLKTVLGLFDLERGTERILWDGLDDDLMESFAFNGVYPNFAFTPDGRSIVVSGGGQFNRVELSTGKATRIPFTAQVEQVISHALRFPQNIASDQFRVRMISWPTPSPDGRTLVFAAIGSLWSQALPNGTPKKLVTQGGLAYAPTFSRDGRTLAYVSWNDREGGHVWTMPAGGGGSKRLTSIPAQYANPSFSPDGSRLVLIRGDNAPLRGHDLGDEGRAEVVWVPARGGVVSRVTDLASRGSTRRMPRVSWDAKGERIHYVSTEQTGPGEEKTSLWSIRPDGTDKAELLRFKFAEEVIPSPDGKWAAYVEQFNAYLTALPEVGRKVVEIAGEDGPVPVKKFTNDEGADWINWTEGGRRLTWSFGPRLYRTRLDSVLAYWDTRAIEAGRKVIPPAPGAKKAEAKDESGGRVPTDTLEISLWLPRAKPAGTIALTNGRLITMRGDEVVENGTIVIRDNRITAIGPAAQVAVPAGARVFDCKGKTLMPGMIDTHAHLHFNTLDIIPEQQWPYWCNLAYGVTTTHDPSASTYSVFTESEMVEAGVMKGPRTWSTGYILYGADGAGKAVVNSLDDAKHHLKRLKSLGAFSVKSYMQPRREQRQWIIAAARAESMMVMPEGGGNLEMDLSMVVDGHTSNEHALPVTPLRDDVAQLFGHSQTVETPTLLVAYGGLSGEHWFYQHYEAWNNPKLLRFYPRGALDARAIRRPVMTIDGDWHHIKVAQGAKRILDRGGKVSLGAHGQLQGLGPHWELWGLTQGGIGNHDALRCATLTGAWELGMDRDLGSLETGKLADIVVMDRNPLDKIENSDSIRYVLKNGEVFDGETMRQLWPVEKDRPRFLFESENTRMPGTEAPRR